A region from the Acomys russatus chromosome 24, mAcoRus1.1, whole genome shotgun sequence genome encodes:
- the LOC127207377 gene encoding olfactory receptor 5W2-like: MDKRNCSSFTEFLLLGITSNPVMEVVLFIIFLLIYIIILVANLGMIILIRMDPQLHTPMYFFLSHLSFSDLCYSTAVGPKMLVDLMAKQKSISFLGCALQFFFTCVFIDAECVLLAVMAFDRYKAISNPLMYAADMSRGFCYQLLAGVYVLGMTDTLMNTITTFGLCFCRSNEINHFFCDIPPIQTLSCSDTYASELAIFVLSGFVELCTISGLLVSYCYIITSVLKICSAEGRFKAFSTCASHLTTVAIFQGTLLFMYFRPSSSYSLDQDKITSLFYTLVIPMLNPLIYSLRNKDVKEALYKLRNKWSFK; encoded by the coding sequence ATGGACAAAAGAAACTGCTCTTCATTCACAGAGTTTCTTTTATTGGGAATTACCAGTAATCCTGTCATGGAAGTAGTTCTATTCATCATATTTCTTCTCATCTATATCATTATTCTTGTCGCCAATCTTGGAATGATCATTTTAATCAGGATGGACCCCCAGCTTCACACAccaatgtacttcttcctcagccaccTCTCTTTCTCAGACCTCTGCTATTCCACTGCAGTTGGACCAAAGATGCTGGTGGACCTAATGGCGAAACAAAAATCTATATCTTTTCTTGGCTGTGCCTTGCAGTTTTTCTTCACCTGTGTCTTTATAGATGCTGAGTGTGTGCTGCTGGCAGTGATGGCCTTTGATCGGTACAAGGCCATCAGCAATCCCCTGATGTATGCTGCAGACATGTCCAGGGGATTTTGCTACCAACTCCTTGCTGGAGTGTATGTACTAGGAATGACAGATACTCTGATGAATACTATAACAACCTTTGGGTTATGTTTTTGTAGGTCAAATGAGATTAATCATTTCTTCTGTGATATTCCTCCTATCCAGACACTGTCTTGCTCAGATACATATGCCAGTGAACTAGCAATATTTGTGTTATCTGGGTTTGTTGAGCTGTGCACCATTTCGGGACTCCTTGTCTCTTACTGTTACATCATCACCTCAGTCTTGAAGATCTGCTCTGCTGAGGGGAGGTTCAAAGCTTTCTccacctgtgcctcccacctGACTACAGTTGCCATCTTTCAGGGAACTCTGCTCTTTATGTATTTCCGGCCAAGTTCTTCCTACTCCCTAGATCAAGACAAGATAACTTCACTGTTTTACACCCTGGTGATTCCCATGCTCAACCCTCTGATTTACAGCCTGAGGAACAAGGATGTGAAAGAAGCCCTctataaactgagaaataaatggtcatttaaataa